A single Calidifontibacter indicus DNA region contains:
- a CDS encoding TrmH family RNA methyltransferase, translated as MSQQNSGDSQVEDEIGVGPWPGDWPVDDSGAVLAPYDEQLLREGDRRNVEDRYRYWTLEAIVADLDTSRHDFHVAVENWEHDFNIGSVIRTANAFNAKAFHIVGKRRWNRRGAMVTDRYQHEFHHPMAQDLADWAGAEGLTLVGIDNVPGSVPIEPYDLPRGCVLVFGQEGPGLSAPMREVCEVILHIEQYGSTRSINAGAAAAVAMHAWIRRHVWGQRPSLSAAVGRSE; from the coding sequence GTGTCTCAGCAGAACTCGGGCGACAGTCAAGTCGAGGACGAGATCGGTGTCGGGCCCTGGCCCGGCGACTGGCCGGTCGACGATTCCGGTGCCGTGCTGGCGCCCTACGACGAGCAGTTGTTGCGCGAGGGCGACCGGCGCAACGTCGAGGACCGCTACCGCTACTGGACCCTTGAGGCGATCGTCGCCGACCTCGACACCTCCCGGCACGACTTCCATGTCGCGGTCGAGAACTGGGAGCACGACTTCAACATCGGTTCGGTGATCCGCACCGCGAACGCGTTCAACGCCAAGGCTTTCCACATCGTCGGCAAGCGGCGGTGGAATCGGCGCGGCGCGATGGTCACCGACCGCTACCAGCACGAGTTCCACCACCCGATGGCCCAGGACCTCGCCGACTGGGCGGGCGCCGAGGGTCTGACGCTGGTGGGTATCGACAACGTGCCGGGCTCGGTGCCGATCGAGCCCTACGACCTGCCGCGCGGGTGCGTGCTGGTCTTCGGGCAGGAGGGGCCGGGGTTGTCGGCGCCGATGCGCGAGGTGTGCGAGGTGATCCTGCACATCGAGCAGTACGGCTCCACCCGTTCGATCAACGCCGGTGCGGCGGCGGCGGTGGCGATGCACGCGTGGATCCGTCGACACGTCTGGGGTCAGCGGCCGAGCCTGAGTGCTGCGGTGGGCCGGTCTGAATGA
- a CDS encoding ABC transporter permease, protein MSAPAAARMSGQGVRTVAGLELKQRARTSRWPVVLGVWFLLIAAVALLTWYGISSQDQTYQDLEGATHTESAGRSMYDLTTFFVLGLSMLIVPSLTATSINSDREQGVLATLQTTLLSPADIVIGKWVASICMTLVFLATALPFLIWGWVAGHAGPWPILRSMVALLAVLAVISAIGLMFSTLTARPVGSAVLTYLAVATLVIGTLIAFMLSLKPFESVDTVQVRTIPQSWYEEHPNDNPTTSECVTTTQEQVRVHTEKTWWLLAMNPVVIVADAGFVERSDGLIDTSGTAPMAAIAEGVGSARKGPETGTLNWCDVGDTGGLPSTPSARAGQPPSWPWGLGILTVIGIGSLVVAIRRTHTPIKRLPNGTRIA, encoded by the coding sequence ATGAGCGCGCCGGCCGCAGCCCGGATGAGCGGGCAAGGCGTGCGCACCGTCGCCGGACTCGAACTGAAGCAGCGGGCCCGCACCTCGCGCTGGCCGGTGGTGCTCGGCGTGTGGTTCCTGCTGATCGCGGCCGTCGCGTTGCTGACGTGGTACGGCATCAGCTCCCAGGACCAGACCTACCAGGACCTCGAGGGCGCCACCCACACCGAGAGCGCCGGCCGCTCGATGTACGACCTGACGACCTTCTTCGTGCTCGGGCTGTCGATGCTCATCGTGCCGTCGTTGACCGCCACCAGCATCAACTCCGATCGCGAGCAGGGGGTGCTCGCGACGCTGCAGACGACCCTCTTGTCGCCCGCCGACATCGTGATCGGCAAGTGGGTCGCCTCGATCTGCATGACACTCGTCTTCCTCGCCACTGCCCTGCCGTTCCTGATCTGGGGCTGGGTGGCCGGTCATGCCGGACCGTGGCCGATCCTGCGGTCGATGGTCGCGCTGCTCGCGGTGCTGGCGGTGATCAGCGCGATCGGGCTGATGTTCTCGACGCTTACGGCGCGGCCGGTCGGATCGGCCGTGCTCACCTATCTCGCGGTGGCGACCCTGGTCATCGGCACCCTCATCGCGTTCATGCTGAGCCTCAAACCGTTCGAATCGGTCGACACCGTGCAGGTGCGCACGATTCCGCAGTCGTGGTACGAGGAACACCCGAACGACAACCCCACCACCTCCGAGTGCGTCACCACGACGCAGGAGCAGGTGCGCGTGCACACCGAGAAGACGTGGTGGTTGCTCGCGATGAACCCCGTCGTCATCGTCGCGGACGCCGGTTTCGTCGAGCGCTCGGACGGGCTGATCGACACCTCCGGTACCGCCCCGATGGCCGCGATCGCCGAGGGTGTGGGCTCGGCGCGCAAGGGACCCGAGACCGGCACGCTCAACTGGTGCGACGTCGGCGACACCGGTGGCCTTCCGTCGACGCCGAGCGCGCGGGCCGGGCAGCCGCCGAGTTGGCCTTGGGGCCTCGGCATCCTCACGGTGATCGGGATCGGCTCGCTCGTGGTGGCGATCCGCCGCACGCACACGCCGATCAAGCGGCTGCCGAACGGCACCCGCATCGCCTGA
- a CDS encoding LemA family protein — protein sequence MKWFLIILVVIIVLLVVWAISAYNGLVKKRNQVQEAWHQIDVELKRRHDLIPNLIETVKGYAQHERATLEEVLRARSAAINGGNNPAAAAQNEGQLTQALGRLMAVAEAYPDLKSNANFLGLQNELSSTEDRIASGRRYYNAIVRELNTAIESIPTKFMAGPAGVARAEYFEAEGNERNVPSVNFGTGPGGTAGGPGGYNMPDPGDPVQPHSTEYPQIEQQGATPNPLPGQPQQYPQGQQYPQGQPAQPQNYPQQGGPQGYPNQQ from the coding sequence ATGAAGTGGTTCCTGATCATCCTCGTGGTGATCATCGTCCTGCTGGTCGTGTGGGCCATCTCCGCCTACAACGGCCTGGTCAAGAAACGCAACCAGGTGCAGGAGGCCTGGCACCAGATCGACGTCGAACTCAAGCGTCGTCACGACCTGATCCCCAACCTCATCGAAACCGTCAAGGGTTATGCGCAGCACGAGCGCGCCACCCTCGAGGAGGTGCTGCGCGCCCGGTCGGCCGCGATCAACGGCGGCAACAACCCGGCGGCCGCCGCACAGAACGAAGGTCAGCTGACCCAGGCGCTGGGCCGGCTGATGGCGGTCGCCGAGGCATACCCCGACCTGAAGTCGAACGCCAACTTCCTCGGGCTGCAGAACGAACTGTCCTCCACCGAAGACCGCATCGCCTCGGGTCGTCGCTACTACAACGCCATCGTGCGTGAGCTCAACACCGCGATCGAGTCGATCCCGACCAAGTTCATGGCCGGCCCGGCGGGCGTCGCGCGCGCCGAGTACTTCGAGGCCGAGGGCAACGAGCGCAACGTGCCGAGCGTCAACTTCGGCACCGGCCCCGGCGGCACCGCCGGTGGTCCGGGCGGCTACAACATGCCCGACCCGGGTGACCCGGTGCAGCCCCACTCCACCGAATACCCGCAGATCGAGCAGCAGGGCGCCACGCCCAACCCGCTGCCCGGCCAGCCGCAGCAGTACCCGCAGGGCCAGCAATACCCGCAGGGTCAGCCGGCCCAGCCGCAGAACTACCCGCAGCAGGGCGGGCCGCAGGGGTACCCCAACCAGCAGTGA
- a CDS encoding ABC transporter substrate-binding protein produces the protein MVRSSSAGLFARRIGVVSTVVLLAACGAPKSDSSSSTSSSAAGSDTSAAASCDKASLKTKTAGKLTIGTDNPAYEPWFSDNTPSNGKGYESAVAYAIAQELGYTKAEVVWAKVPFNNVITPGPKAFDLDLNQVSISEDRRKAVDFSSGYYDVTQVVITYKGSPIDGKTTVADLKNAKLGAQVGTTSYTALKDQIKPSKDPSVFDTNDLAVQALKSHQVDGIVVDLPTAFYMTAAQMDDKGAIVGQLPAADKPEQFGAVLPKGSALTGCVTKAVDALRSKGTLTQLADEWLSKQGAPKLS, from the coding sequence ATGGTGCGTTCTTCCTCCGCCGGCCTGTTCGCCCGGCGCATTGGTGTGGTGTCCACGGTCGTCCTGCTCGCGGCATGCGGTGCGCCGAAGTCGGATTCGTCGAGCTCGACCAGTTCGTCGGCGGCCGGTTCGGATACTTCGGCTGCGGCGTCGTGTGACAAGGCGTCGCTGAAGACGAAGACTGCGGGCAAGCTGACGATCGGCACCGACAACCCGGCCTACGAGCCGTGGTTCTCCGACAACACCCCGAGCAACGGCAAGGGGTACGAGTCGGCCGTCGCCTACGCGATTGCGCAGGAACTCGGTTACACCAAGGCCGAGGTGGTCTGGGCGAAGGTGCCGTTCAACAACGTGATCACCCCCGGCCCGAAGGCGTTCGACCTCGACCTCAACCAGGTGTCGATCAGCGAGGACCGCCGCAAGGCCGTCGACTTCTCCAGCGGTTACTACGACGTCACCCAGGTCGTCATCACCTACAAGGGCAGCCCGATCGACGGCAAGACGACGGTCGCCGACCTGAAGAACGCCAAGCTCGGTGCCCAAGTGGGCACCACCTCGTACACCGCGCTGAAGGACCAGATCAAGCCGAGCAAGGACCCCTCGGTCTTCGACACCAACGACCTCGCCGTCCAGGCGCTCAAGAGTCACCAGGTCGACGGCATCGTCGTCGACCTGCCGACCGCGTTCTACATGACCGCGGCGCAGATGGACGACAAGGGCGCGATCGTCGGGCAGCTGCCGGCCGCCGACAAGCCGGAGCAGTTCGGTGCGGTGCTGCCGAAGGGTTCTGCCCTCACCGGGTGCGTGACCAAGGCGGTCGACGCGCTGCGCTCGAAGGGCACCCTGACCCAGCTCGCCGACGAGTGGCTGTCCAAGCAGGGCGCGCCGAAGCTGTCGTGA
- a CDS encoding amino acid ABC transporter permease produces MTAAPNEATTKDDWTPSAVERERAAYRASRQRRSALIATLSTIVVLGVAGTLLVTSPGWAAVHETFFNWEKAKESFPDVLRGLWLNIRVMLICGVVILAWSMLLAVMRTLRGPVFFPFRMFAVVYTDLFRGLPLLLLLLLLGFGMPALGLQGLPDTSIFWGGVALVLSYSAYVAEVLRAGIESVHPSQRAAARSLGLGYGQTLRFVVMPQAVRRVIPALMNDLVSLQKDSGLIAVLGVVDAIKAAQISTAIDFNFTPYVVAGFLFVCLTVPMARFTDWYARKQGFQGAGGML; encoded by the coding sequence ATGACCGCTGCCCCGAACGAAGCAACGACCAAGGACGACTGGACCCCGTCGGCCGTCGAGCGGGAACGGGCCGCCTACCGGGCGAGCCGGCAACGGCGATCCGCGCTCATCGCGACGTTGAGCACGATCGTGGTGCTCGGTGTCGCCGGCACGTTGCTGGTCACCAGCCCGGGCTGGGCCGCAGTGCACGAAACCTTCTTCAACTGGGAGAAGGCGAAGGAGTCGTTCCCCGATGTGCTGCGCGGGCTCTGGCTGAACATCAGGGTGATGCTCATCTGCGGCGTCGTCATCCTCGCGTGGTCGATGCTGCTCGCGGTGATGCGCACGCTGCGCGGCCCGGTGTTCTTCCCGTTCCGGATGTTCGCCGTGGTCTACACCGACCTGTTCCGCGGTCTGCCGTTGCTGCTGTTGTTGCTGCTGCTCGGATTCGGCATGCCGGCGCTGGGCCTGCAGGGTCTGCCCGACACGAGCATCTTCTGGGGTGGCGTCGCGCTGGTGCTGTCCTATTCGGCGTACGTCGCGGAGGTGCTGCGCGCCGGCATCGAGTCGGTGCACCCGTCGCAGCGCGCTGCCGCCCGGTCGCTCGGGCTCGGCTACGGCCAGACGCTGCGGTTCGTGGTGATGCCGCAGGCGGTGCGTCGGGTCATCCCGGCCCTGATGAACGACCTCGTGTCGCTGCAGAAGGACTCCGGTCTCATCGCGGTGCTCGGTGTGGTCGACGCGATCAAGGCGGCCCAGATCTCCACCGCCATCGACTTCAACTTCACGCCGTACGTCGTCGCCGGTTTCCTGTTCGTCTGCCTGACGGTGCCGATGGCACGGTTCACCGACTGGTACGCGCGCAAGCAGGGCTTCCAGGGTGCGGGAGGGATGCTGTGA
- a CDS encoding DedA family protein — protein sequence MHTFAPVALGPSWMDPAWLLDQYGGAFFWISLIIVFVECGLFFPILPGDSLLFAIGMFSVGNYGFDIPLYVSIPALMVAAFAGNVVGYEIGRKIGPPLYERDGRIIKRKYFDQTNKFFDKHGNKALVIGRFVPIVRTFITVVAGVTKMDRKRFFTWSAVGAVLWVALIVGAGALLGKTFPGLGKNIDLAIVVIVVLSVLPMVFEYLKHRREANQIVEDVVEEARD from the coding sequence ATGCATACTTTCGCTCCTGTCGCTCTCGGCCCGAGCTGGATGGACCCTGCGTGGCTCCTGGATCAGTACGGCGGGGCGTTCTTCTGGATCTCATTGATCATCGTCTTCGTCGAGTGCGGCCTGTTCTTCCCGATCCTGCCGGGCGACTCGCTGCTGTTCGCGATCGGCATGTTCTCGGTCGGCAACTACGGATTCGACATCCCGTTGTACGTCTCGATCCCCGCGCTCATGGTGGCAGCGTTCGCGGGCAACGTGGTCGGCTACGAGATCGGACGCAAGATCGGCCCGCCGTTGTACGAGCGGGACGGCCGAATCATCAAGCGCAAGTACTTCGACCAGACGAACAAGTTCTTCGACAAGCACGGCAACAAGGCGCTGGTCATCGGCCGGTTCGTGCCGATCGTGCGCACCTTCATCACCGTGGTCGCCGGTGTCACCAAGATGGACCGCAAGCGGTTCTTCACCTGGTCGGCGGTCGGCGCGGTGCTCTGGGTCGCGCTCATCGTCGGCGCGGGCGCGCTGCTCGGCAAGACCTTCCCGGGCCTGGGCAAGAACATCGATCTCGCGATCGTGGTGATCGTCGTGCTCTCGGTGCTCCCGATGGTCTTCGAATACCTCAAGCACCGCCGCGAGGCCAACCAGATCGTCGAGGACGTCGTCGAGGAGGCGCGCGACTGA
- a CDS encoding amino acid ABC transporter ATP-binding protein has protein sequence MSLLELDGVRKSFGTHTVLRQVELAVDEGECVVLIGASGSGKSTILRCINLLEEVDDGVVTFAGRDITDPRVDVDKVRAQMGVVFQAYNLFPHMSVLDNVTLAPVRVHKRDRAEARDAAMGMLERVGLAHKAKARPDDLSGGQQQRVAIARALVNSPRLMLLDEVTSALDPELVGEVLDLLGELKQEGVTMILNTHEMGFARSVADQVCFLDGGQIVERGAPEQVLDHPENPRLQQFLSRLLH, from the coding sequence GTGAGCCTGCTCGAACTCGACGGCGTGCGCAAGAGCTTCGGCACCCACACCGTGCTGCGGCAGGTCGAGCTCGCCGTCGACGAGGGCGAGTGCGTCGTGCTCATCGGGGCCTCCGGCTCGGGCAAGTCGACGATCCTGCGCTGCATCAACCTTTTGGAAGAGGTCGACGACGGTGTCGTCACCTTCGCCGGACGCGACATCACCGACCCGCGGGTCGATGTCGACAAGGTGCGTGCCCAGATGGGTGTCGTGTTCCAGGCGTACAACCTGTTCCCGCACATGAGTGTGCTCGACAACGTCACGCTCGCGCCGGTGCGTGTGCACAAGCGCGACCGAGCCGAGGCCCGCGATGCGGCGATGGGCATGCTCGAGCGGGTCGGTCTGGCGCACAAGGCGAAAGCCCGGCCCGACGACCTGTCGGGCGGTCAGCAGCAACGCGTCGCGATCGCTCGCGCGCTGGTGAACTCCCCGCGGCTGATGCTGCTCGACGAGGTCACCTCCGCGCTCGACCCCGAACTCGTCGGGGAGGTGCTCGATCTGCTCGGCGAACTCAAGCAGGAGGGCGTCACGATGATCCTCAACACCCACGAGATGGGGTTCGCCCGCTCGGTGGCCGACCAGGTGTGCTTCCTCGACGGCGGACAGATCGTCGAACGCGGCGCCCCCGAGCAGGTGCTGGACCACCCGGAGAACCCCCGTCTGCAGCAATTCCTGTCGCGTCTGCTGCACTGA
- the macS gene encoding MacS family sensor histidine kinase, whose protein sequence is MTTATLERDASGLLPLWRAAQVFRLASLAYAGAVQWTVVDNYVNRTLSWVVFALMLVWSGTAGTLLAFGHRHRARIVAADVVVTLLLMASTLLVGGHNDYFSRHQTVPTTFWAANAVVSVAILLGPWWGMGAAALIGLSALAIVDQLDNLSFDATLPILLTVGLAVGMGSQIVRRARELLDRAIRLEAAATERERLAREVHDTTLQVLAFVRRRGAEIGGPTTELATLAGDQEDALRKLLSRQAGASRADQAAPKDLRSRLEQELPTDVSIAAPSHPMVLPEAVTNEIVAVVRAAVDNTQKHAGPGARSFVLLEDNDAEFVVTVRDDGVGFDPARLAEAEAEGRMGVSKSIRGRMTSIGGTVDLFAQPGEGTEWELHIPLEGTNRA, encoded by the coding sequence GTGACCACCGCGACACTTGAGCGGGACGCGTCCGGCCTTCTACCGCTGTGGCGCGCCGCTCAGGTGTTCCGGCTGGCGTCCCTCGCCTACGCCGGCGCGGTGCAGTGGACGGTGGTCGACAACTACGTCAACCGCACCCTCAGCTGGGTCGTCTTCGCGCTGATGCTCGTGTGGTCGGGCACCGCCGGCACGTTGCTGGCGTTCGGGCACCGGCACCGGGCCAGGATCGTGGCCGCCGACGTCGTCGTGACGCTGCTGCTCATGGCCAGCACGCTCCTGGTCGGCGGCCACAACGACTACTTCAGTCGCCACCAGACGGTGCCGACCACCTTCTGGGCGGCGAACGCCGTCGTCTCGGTGGCGATCCTGCTCGGCCCCTGGTGGGGCATGGGCGCCGCGGCGCTCATCGGGCTGTCGGCCCTGGCGATCGTCGACCAACTCGACAACCTCAGCTTCGATGCGACGCTGCCGATCCTGCTCACCGTCGGCCTGGCAGTGGGGATGGGATCGCAGATCGTGCGGCGCGCCCGAGAACTGCTCGACCGCGCGATCCGGCTCGAAGCCGCCGCCACCGAACGCGAGCGTCTGGCCCGCGAGGTGCACGACACGACCCTGCAGGTGCTCGCGTTCGTGCGTCGTCGCGGAGCCGAGATCGGCGGTCCGACAACCGAACTCGCGACGCTGGCCGGTGACCAGGAGGACGCGCTGCGCAAGCTGCTGTCGCGGCAGGCGGGCGCGTCACGCGCCGATCAGGCGGCACCGAAGGACCTCCGCTCCCGGCTCGAGCAGGAACTGCCGACCGACGTCTCGATCGCCGCACCCAGCCACCCGATGGTGTTGCCCGAGGCGGTCACGAACGAGATCGTGGCCGTGGTGCGTGCCGCGGTCGACAACACCCAGAAGCACGCCGGCCCGGGCGCCCGCTCGTTCGTGCTGCTCGAGGACAACGACGCGGAGTTCGTCGTCACGGTGCGCGACGACGGGGTCGGGTTCGATCCCGCACGGCTGGCCGAGGCCGAAGCCGAGGGACGAATGGGCGTCAGCAAGTCGATTCGCGGCAGGATGACTTCCATCGGTGGCACCGTCGACCTGTTCGCGCAACCGGGGGAGGGCACCGAATGGGAACTGCACATTCCGTTGGAGGGGACGAACCGGGCATGA
- a CDS encoding ABC transporter ATP-binding protein: MSEQQPGAPGIEVDRVHRAFGPVVAVDEMTFTAPSGAVTALVGPNGSGKTTLMLMLASLLEPDRGWVRIDGFDPVTHPSEVRRRIGWMPDGFGTWDALTVREVLHTIGSAYRMPKAQVAERTDIVLKQCFLTDLADRRARVLSRGQKQRLGLARALLHDPSVLVLDEPASGLDPRSRIELRDLLRRAAAEGRTVLVSSHILSELEEVADRVVIVADGRTISEGPIEQTGQDAGVRVRINALDEGVLRATLARRGVRLEESGRLVEVHVGGQEQAASLLHDLVTDGVQVTGFAPVHTALEAAYLDATQDRR; the protein is encoded by the coding sequence ATGAGCGAGCAGCAGCCCGGTGCACCGGGCATCGAGGTCGACCGGGTGCACCGCGCGTTCGGCCCGGTCGTCGCGGTCGACGAGATGACCTTCACCGCGCCGTCCGGGGCGGTCACGGCGCTGGTCGGGCCCAACGGATCGGGCAAGACCACCCTCATGCTGATGCTCGCCTCCCTGCTGGAGCCCGACCGCGGTTGGGTGCGGATCGACGGGTTCGACCCGGTGACGCATCCGTCGGAGGTGCGGCGCCGGATCGGCTGGATGCCGGACGGATTCGGCACCTGGGACGCACTCACCGTGCGGGAGGTGCTGCACACCATCGGATCGGCCTACCGGATGCCGAAGGCGCAGGTCGCCGAACGCACCGACATCGTGCTCAAGCAGTGCTTCCTCACCGATCTCGCCGACCGGCGTGCGCGGGTGCTCTCGCGGGGGCAGAAGCAGCGGCTCGGCCTCGCCCGGGCACTGCTGCACGACCCGAGTGTGCTCGTGCTCGACGAACCCGCATCTGGGCTCGACCCGCGCAGCCGCATCGAACTGCGTGACCTGCTGCGCCGGGCGGCCGCCGAGGGCCGCACCGTGCTGGTGTCGAGTCACATCCTGTCGGAGTTGGAGGAGGTCGCCGACCGCGTGGTGATCGTGGCCGACGGCCGGACGATCTCCGAGGGGCCGATCGAGCAGACCGGCCAGGACGCGGGGGTGCGGGTCAGGATCAACGCGCTCGACGAGGGCGTGCTGCGAGCGACCCTCGCGCGGCGCGGGGTGCGCCTCGAGGAGTCCGGACGGCTGGTCGAAGTGCACGTAGGCGGCCAGGAACAGGCCGCGAGTCTGTTGCACGATCTGGTGACCGACGGGGTGCAGGTCACCGGCTTCGCCCCGGTGCACACGGCGCTCGAGGCGGCCTACCTCGACGCGACGCAGGACCGCCGATGA
- a CDS encoding DUF2339 domain-containing protein — MNTTPRPDGPNQRPNPDQQQGRPPFPGGPRQRPPYGVPPQQSPVYGPRPRPPYGRATQQPPYLLQPQYPNGAHFQTMGGPRPAYPYATVKPSEPWWEKDGVVAKLFAGAGVLVTLIGVVMLLVIAARAGLLRPELRVGGGALLSAALLAGSTRLHQRLGGRIGAIALAATGTAGLFLCVLAATNFYGWIPAVAGLTLAAVVAAGTVALATKWNSQVLAVLMTAAVGVLAPVLTHGVSTTLVAFLVLLQAAGCIPEFTRQWPGIAVARTLPVAIATGIVVVDDKFALASQLAAYLVATIGLASALPASRRTTEWVTALTYGAASAPMIVAIQALDFRVAAIAGTAIAAITLTSIVIARPVGLATTAVATLVTGAAMLSAATVITTGAWLAPILLAIALVLAVSVYQVKNHFVAALSLAFTLLGIGQTTNPGMALWPENYAAQSLTTGLLLAAIVAVGLLVGIRRYGADPIGAIFLAAFGLLMATYFLAGGAAALAFGSDAAQVGHVGTTVSWMLLAAGVLAVSLKVEKPGLLLGLGLGLAGLSLGRLFLSDLANTGGVVRAAAFIITGLVLLGAGAGYARAFAQQKATREPADGPTGTPAGADSHVGARRG, encoded by the coding sequence ATGAACACGACACCCCGGCCCGACGGCCCGAACCAGCGTCCGAATCCCGACCAGCAGCAAGGCCGCCCGCCGTTCCCCGGCGGGCCGCGGCAGCGTCCGCCCTACGGGGTGCCGCCGCAGCAGAGCCCGGTGTACGGGCCGCGACCGCGTCCGCCCTACGGCCGGGCCACGCAGCAGCCCCCGTACCTTCTGCAGCCGCAGTACCCGAACGGTGCGCACTTCCAGACCATGGGCGGCCCCCGCCCGGCCTACCCCTACGCGACGGTGAAGCCGAGCGAGCCGTGGTGGGAGAAGGACGGCGTCGTCGCCAAGCTGTTCGCCGGCGCCGGCGTGCTCGTCACGCTGATCGGCGTGGTGATGCTGCTCGTCATCGCCGCCCGGGCCGGACTGCTGCGCCCCGAACTGCGGGTCGGTGGAGGCGCGCTGTTGTCGGCGGCTCTGCTCGCCGGCTCCACCCGACTGCACCAGCGACTCGGCGGACGCATCGGTGCCATCGCGCTCGCCGCCACCGGCACCGCCGGACTCTTCCTGTGCGTGCTGGCCGCCACGAACTTCTACGGATGGATCCCGGCCGTTGCCGGTTTGACGCTCGCCGCGGTCGTCGCCGCCGGCACCGTCGCGCTCGCCACCAAGTGGAACTCGCAGGTGCTCGCCGTACTGATGACCGCCGCCGTCGGCGTGCTCGCACCGGTGCTCACCCACGGTGTCAGCACCACCCTGGTGGCCTTCCTGGTGCTGCTGCAGGCCGCCGGCTGCATTCCCGAGTTCACCCGCCAGTGGCCGGGCATCGCGGTGGCCCGCACCCTGCCGGTCGCGATCGCCACCGGGATCGTCGTCGTCGACGACAAGTTCGCGCTGGCGTCGCAGCTCGCCGCCTACCTGGTCGCGACCATCGGTCTGGCCTCGGCGCTCCCGGCGAGCCGTCGCACCACCGAGTGGGTGACCGCCCTGACGTACGGCGCCGCCAGCGCCCCGATGATCGTTGCGATCCAGGCGCTCGACTTCCGTGTCGCGGCGATCGCCGGCACCGCGATCGCGGCCATCACGCTCACCTCGATCGTCATCGCCCGGCCGGTCGGCCTGGCCACCACCGCGGTCGCCACCCTGGTCACCGGCGCGGCGATGCTCTCGGCCGCGACCGTCATCACGACCGGTGCCTGGCTGGCGCCGATCCTGCTCGCCATCGCCCTCGTGCTCGCGGTGTCGGTCTACCAGGTGAAGAACCACTTCGTGGCAGCCCTGTCGCTGGCGTTCACGCTGCTCGGCATCGGGCAGACCACCAACCCGGGCATGGCGCTCTGGCCGGAGAACTACGCGGCGCAGAGCTTGACCACCGGACTCCTGCTCGCGGCGATCGTCGCAGTCGGCCTCCTCGTCGGCATCCGCCGGTACGGCGCCGACCCCATCGGTGCGATCTTCCTCGCGGCCTTCGGCCTGCTCATGGCCACCTACTTCCTGGCCGGCGGCGCCGCGGCGCTCGCGTTCGGCAGCGATGCGGCTCAGGTCGGCCACGTGGGCACCACCGTCAGCTGGATGTTGCTCGCAGCGGGGGTGCTCGCGGTCAGCCTGAAGGTCGAGAAGCCGGGCCTGCTGCTCGGGTTGGGCCTGGGGCTCGCCGGCCTGTCGCTGGGACGTCTGTTCCTCTCCGATCTCGCCAACACCGGTGGCGTGGTGCGGGCCGCGGCGTTCATCATCACCGGTCTGGTGCTGCTCGGTGCGGGTGCCGGATACGCCCGGGCGTTCGCCCAGCAGAAGGCGACTCGCGAGCCGGCCGACGGCCCCACCGGCACCCCGGCCGGCGCCGACAGCCACGTGGGTGCTCGCCGGGGCTGA
- a CDS encoding response regulator, which produces MIDATGATAATKPTTIMVVDDHPMWRDGVSRDLTENGFEVVATADSVAAATSRAAATQAQVVLMDMHLTDGNGAQATAAVLAQSPHSKVLVLSASSEREDVLEAVKAGASGYLVKSAGVAELLDAVRATAAGQPVFTPGLAGLVLGEYRRMATVPTGDGPELPKLTERETEVLRFVAKGLSAKQIAARLGVSHRTVENHVQASLRKLQLSNRVELARYAIENGLD; this is translated from the coding sequence ATGATCGACGCGACAGGTGCGACGGCCGCGACGAAACCGACGACGATCATGGTCGTCGACGACCACCCGATGTGGCGCGACGGCGTCAGCCGCGACCTCACCGAGAACGGCTTCGAGGTGGTGGCGACCGCCGACTCCGTCGCCGCGGCCACCAGCCGGGCGGCCGCCACCCAGGCACAGGTCGTGCTCATGGACATGCACCTCACCGACGGCAACGGCGCCCAGGCCACCGCCGCGGTGCTCGCGCAGTCGCCGCACTCGAAGGTGCTGGTGCTCTCGGCGTCGTCCGAGCGGGAGGACGTGCTCGAAGCGGTCAAGGCCGGGGCGAGCGGCTACCTGGTCAAGTCGGCCGGCGTGGCCGAACTGCTCGACGCGGTGCGGGCCACCGCCGCCGGACAGCCGGTGTTCACACCGGGGCTGGCCGGGTTGGTGCTCGGGGAGTACCGCCGGATGGCGACCGTGCCGACCGGCGACGGGCCGGAACTCCCCAAGCTGACCGAGCGCGAGACCGAAGTGCTGCGATTCGTCGCAAAAGGGTTGAGTGCCAAGCAGATCGCTGCCCGCCTCGGGGTGTCGCACCGCACCGTCGAGAACCACGTGCAGGCCTCGCTGCGCAAGCTGCAACTGTCGAACCGGGTCGAGCTGGCCCGCTACGCCATCGAGAACGGTCTCGATTGA